From the genome of Seriola aureovittata isolate HTS-2021-v1 ecotype China chromosome 6, ASM2101889v1, whole genome shotgun sequence, one region includes:
- the rad23ab gene encoding RAD23 homolog A, nucleotide excision repair protein b isoform X1: MLTITLKTLQQQTFKIEIDPELTVKTLKEKIEEDRGKDAFPAAGQKLIYAGKILNDDTPLKEYKIDEKNFVVVMVTKPKPAPPPHSAPQSTPQTASASAPASAPASASATAPASGPAPAPSTPTHTVSAPTPAPQSVPPSQSPSSVPENPPSDSVEAAAAEAALDSNEAPDTAPAVASAAAPASAPAPAAEPVQTGSATADSPTLATQPEEKPTEDPESQPSATAPVHSSASSLVDELGLLEEAASILVTGPAYENLVSEIMSMGYEREPVVAALRASYNNPDRAVEYLLMGIPAEASDLPPQEPVRHSAPSNPPPPATQQPQQPPAAPNTGPVSGSQPPSAGGGSISTANPLEFLRNQPQFQQMRQIIQQNPALLPALLQQLGRDNPLLLQQITQHQERFVQMLNEPRGGDTGGEGAEAQGSPHTNYIQVTPQEKEAIERLKALGFPEGLVIQAYFACEKNENLAANFLLQQTWDDE; this comes from the exons ATGCTGACGATAACACTAAAGACCCTCCAACAACAGACGTTCAAAATAGAAATAGACCCAGAATTGACG GTGAAAACCCTGAAGGAGAAAatagaggaggacagaggaaaagatgcatttcctgctgcaggacAAAAACTCATCTATGCAG GCAAAATCTTAAACGATGACACCCCGCTGAAAGAGTACAAAATCGATGAGAAAAACTTTGTGGTGGTCATGGTTACCAAG CCTAAACCAGCCCCTCCTCCACATTCAGCCCCTCAGTCGACCCCCCAAACAGCTTCAGCCTCAGCACCAGCCTCAGCaccagcctcagcctcagctacAGCACCGGCCTCTGGCCCAGCACCTGCGCCCTCGACGCCAACACACACGGTGTCTGCACCCACGCCAGCCCCACAGTCAGTGCCTCCGTCTCAATCCCCTTCCTCAGTCCCAGAAAACCCCCCGTCGGATTctgttgaagcagcagcagcagaagcagctctGGACTCGAACGAAGCCCCAGACACAGCTCCAGCTGtggcctcagctgctgctccagcctCTGCCCCAGCCCCAGCTGCTGAACCTGTTCAGACAGGCTCAGCCACTGCAGACAGCCCCACCCTTGCTACCCAGCCAGAAGAGAAGCCAACGGAAGACCCTGAGAGTCAACCATCTGCCACAGCACCAGTCCACTCTTCTGCCTCCAG CCTTGTTGATGAACTGGGTCTCCTCGAAGAAGCAGCATCAATACTAG TGACGGGTCCGGCCTACGAGAACCTGGTATCGGAGATCATGTCTATGGGTTATGAGCGGGAGCCGGTGGTTGCTGCACTTAGAGCCAGTTACAACAACCCAGACCGAGCTGTGGAGTATCTGCTCATG GGTATTCCAGCAGAGGCCAGTGATCTGCCACCACAAGAGCCAGTTCGACACAGTGCTCcatctaacccccccccccctgctacacaacaaccacagcagccCCCAGCAGCCCCTAACA CAGGGCCAGTGTCTGGCAGTCAGCCTCCCTCTGCCGGCGGAGGCTCTATCTCCACAGCGAACCCTCTGGAGTTCCTGAGGAACCAGCCTCAGTTCCAGCAGATGAGACAGATCATCCAGCAGAACCCAGCCCTCCTACCAgccctgctgcagcagcttggCAGAGACAAcccactgctgctgcag CAAATCACGCAGCACCAGGAGCGTTTTGTACAGATGCTGAATGAGCCACGAGGAGGAGACACGGGAGGTGAAGGTGCTGAGGCCCAGGGGTCGCCACACACCAACTACATCCAGGTCACCCCACAGGAGAAGGAGGCCATTGAGAGG TTAAAAGCGCTGGGCTTCCCTGAAGGCTTAGTCATCCAGGCTTACTTTGCCTGTGAGAAGAACGAGAACCTGGCTGCCAACTTCCTGCTACAGCAAACATGGGACGATGAGTAA
- the rad23ab gene encoding RAD23 homolog A, nucleotide excision repair protein b isoform X2, which translates to MLTITLKTLQQQTFKIEIDPELTVKTLKEKIEEDRGKDAFPAAGQKLIYAGKILNDDTPLKEYKIDEKNFVVVMVTKPKPAPPPHSAPQSTPQTASASAPASAPASASATAPASGPAPAPSTPTHTVSAPTPAPQSVPPSQSPSSVPENPPSDSVEAAAAEAALDSNEAPDTAPAVASAAAPASAPAPAAEPVQTGSATADSPTLATQPEEKPTEDPESQPSATAPVHSSASSLVDELGLLEEAASILVTGPAYENLVSEIMSMGYEREPVVAALRASYNNPDRAVEYLLMGIPAEASDLPPQEPVRHSAPSNPPPPATQQPQQPPAAPNRPVSGSQPPSAGGGSISTANPLEFLRNQPQFQQMRQIIQQNPALLPALLQQLGRDNPLLLQQITQHQERFVQMLNEPRGGDTGGEGAEAQGSPHTNYIQVTPQEKEAIERLKALGFPEGLVIQAYFACEKNENLAANFLLQQTWDDE; encoded by the exons ATGCTGACGATAACACTAAAGACCCTCCAACAACAGACGTTCAAAATAGAAATAGACCCAGAATTGACG GTGAAAACCCTGAAGGAGAAAatagaggaggacagaggaaaagatgcatttcctgctgcaggacAAAAACTCATCTATGCAG GCAAAATCTTAAACGATGACACCCCGCTGAAAGAGTACAAAATCGATGAGAAAAACTTTGTGGTGGTCATGGTTACCAAG CCTAAACCAGCCCCTCCTCCACATTCAGCCCCTCAGTCGACCCCCCAAACAGCTTCAGCCTCAGCACCAGCCTCAGCaccagcctcagcctcagctacAGCACCGGCCTCTGGCCCAGCACCTGCGCCCTCGACGCCAACACACACGGTGTCTGCACCCACGCCAGCCCCACAGTCAGTGCCTCCGTCTCAATCCCCTTCCTCAGTCCCAGAAAACCCCCCGTCGGATTctgttgaagcagcagcagcagaagcagctctGGACTCGAACGAAGCCCCAGACACAGCTCCAGCTGtggcctcagctgctgctccagcctCTGCCCCAGCCCCAGCTGCTGAACCTGTTCAGACAGGCTCAGCCACTGCAGACAGCCCCACCCTTGCTACCCAGCCAGAAGAGAAGCCAACGGAAGACCCTGAGAGTCAACCATCTGCCACAGCACCAGTCCACTCTTCTGCCTCCAG CCTTGTTGATGAACTGGGTCTCCTCGAAGAAGCAGCATCAATACTAG TGACGGGTCCGGCCTACGAGAACCTGGTATCGGAGATCATGTCTATGGGTTATGAGCGGGAGCCGGTGGTTGCTGCACTTAGAGCCAGTTACAACAACCCAGACCGAGCTGTGGAGTATCTGCTCATG GGTATTCCAGCAGAGGCCAGTGATCTGCCACCACAAGAGCCAGTTCGACACAGTGCTCcatctaacccccccccccctgctacacaacaaccacagcagccCCCAGCAGCCCCTAACA GGCCAGTGTCTGGCAGTCAGCCTCCCTCTGCCGGCGGAGGCTCTATCTCCACAGCGAACCCTCTGGAGTTCCTGAGGAACCAGCCTCAGTTCCAGCAGATGAGACAGATCATCCAGCAGAACCCAGCCCTCCTACCAgccctgctgcagcagcttggCAGAGACAAcccactgctgctgcag CAAATCACGCAGCACCAGGAGCGTTTTGTACAGATGCTGAATGAGCCACGAGGAGGAGACACGGGAGGTGAAGGTGCTGAGGCCCAGGGGTCGCCACACACCAACTACATCCAGGTCACCCCACAGGAGAAGGAGGCCATTGAGAGG TTAAAAGCGCTGGGCTTCCCTGAAGGCTTAGTCATCCAGGCTTACTTTGCCTGTGAGAAGAACGAGAACCTGGCTGCCAACTTCCTGCTACAGCAAACATGGGACGATGAGTAA